One genomic window of Hydrogenimonas thermophila includes the following:
- a CDS encoding restriction endonuclease yields the protein MSISKLFNTIEKFLNQTEQEKKKRFKKKFKTPGEYIKLKEEILKQEKEKIEQEIEKKYQNNKIDNETIVDLKVKTENNKKRMSKEEYKKSLVKKGKDYEKYVGKYFENLGYIVKFNGIEKGKKDSSIDLIAIRNDEIVLIQCKNWKENSKYKINHEKIKSFVGDTYSFIEKNPIYKNYKIQRIFAISNRILDKSAIAYIKENRNIVNYMLLHMPD from the coding sequence ATGAGTATATCAAAATTATTTAATACTATTGAAAAGTTTCTTAATCAAACAGAACAAGAAAAGAAAAAAAGATTTAAAAAGAAATTTAAAACCCCTGGTGAATATATAAAGCTAAAAGAAGAAATTTTGAAACAAGAAAAGGAAAAAATAGAACAAGAAATTGAAAAAAAATATCAAAATAATAAAATTGATAATGAAACTATAGTTGATTTAAAAGTTAAAACAGAAAATAATAAGAAGAGAATGAGTAAAGAGGAATATAAAAAATCTTTAGTAAAAAAAGGTAAAGACTATGAAAAATACGTAGGTAAATATTTTGAAAATTTAGGATACATTGTAAAATTTAATGGAATAGAAAAAGGGAAGAAAGATAGCAGTATAGATCTAATTGCTATAAGAAATGATGAAATTGTTTTAATACAATGTAAAAACTGGAAAGAAAATAGTAAATATAAAATTAATCATGAAAAGATAAAATCATTTGTTGGTGATACATACAGTTTTATAGAAAAAAATCCTATATATAAAAATTATAAAATACAAAGAATTTTTGCAATATCAAATAGAATATTAGATAAATCAGCTATTGCATATATAAAAGAGAATAGAAATATAGTAAATTATATGCTGTTACATATGCCTGACTAA